The sequence below is a genomic window from Myxococcus guangdongensis.
GTCAACCACCCAGTTTCAGCTTTTCTTCTTTGCTGCTCTCCGAAGTCCCCAGCGCCGCCCAGTGGCTTCCGCTGCTTTCTTCCGGAGGGGCGCGGCTTCTACCTCTTCGCCGCATCCCGTGTCAACCGCTGCTTCGTTGACCGCCCCGCCGCTCCTGCCCGCCTACCGCTCGGGTTTCTTCGTCGGGGGCGCGGCTTCTATCACCGCCGCGTCTCCTGTCAACTCGCTTCGTTGACCGCTGTATTCCGTCGATGTTCCTGCTCCCACCACGAAGGACTCCGCGCCAGTGCGCGGCTTCGTTGCGGGGGAGCGGCATGTACCACTGATCCTGGAAACACATCAACTTTTCGTGACAGGGCGCGTCGGATTTCTCCACCCCACCCCGTCCCCGCTCGGATCTCCCCCAGGGACAGCCCCGGGCAACCCACTGAAGCGGCTTTCGCTCCGACCTTGAACCACCGGGCGCCGTCCCCGAGTCCGTACCCAGAAACTCCCGATCCTGGATGCTCGGTGGGAGTCCGAGCAGGAGAACAGACCTCGGGGCGTCCATTCACCCGCTGGAAGAGCACCTGCTCCATGGACCTACATGAAGCCCTCCGGCATCACCGCACGCGCTGGACCTGCGTCCCGGTCACTCCTTCGCCGCTCACCGTGAGCATCAGCTCGCCCACCTGCGCCGCCTGGAAGAAGAACGTCGCTTCCTGCTGCGTCCTCTCCAACACCAGCGACCACCCGGTTCCCGAGGTCGCCAGCGGCGTCGTACAGGTCGCGTCCGCGAAGAGCGCCACTCCAGTCGCCGCGGGTCCCGCTCCTTCCAACGTCAGCGAAGGCGCCGCCAGCGCGGACAGGTTGCCGCGACTGTCCTGGCTCTGCACGACCAGGCCCTCCGAGCAGCTCCCCGTGGCAGTCTCGCGCGCGGGGGTCATGAAGAAGAGCTGGGACGCCGCTCCCGCCACCACGTCCACGTCGAAGGTGGCCCCCGGCTGCGTTCCTCGGTCATACCCAGGCCCGCTCACCTTGTTCTGGCTGATGAAGTTGGCGCCCCCCAGGTCGGAGATGCCCGCCTGGTACGGATAGCCATTCGTCACCGGCCCGCGGTGCGTCACGGTGTTTCGCGACACCTGGAGCCGCGTCGATACCGCCAGCGGCCCTCCGCCCGCCTCTCCCTGTGACAGGTTGATGCCAACGTCGTTGTCCTCCACCGTGTTCTCGAAGAGGACGAGGTCCTCGCACAGCGCGAAGCCGTAGTAAGGCCCGCCCGCGACCAGGATGCCCGAGGCCACCGCGGAGTCTCCCCTGTAGGCGTGCCCTGTCACGTGGTTGCCCGTCGCCCGCCCCGTGGCCCCGTCGCTGAACTGGATGCCGTTCCTCGCGATGAAGGACACCGGCCCACCGCCCTCGACCCGGTTGTCCTCCACGTTCAGCACCACCTTGCCCGTGCCGACGATGCCCGCCTTCTGGTAGGCCGACACATGGTTGCGCAGCACCTCCACGTGCGTCACCGACTCGGCGTCCCGAGCGTTGCGCACCTCGATGGCCACGCCCTCCTGACAGCCTCCCGCTCCTTCCTTCTGATTCACGTCCCGGACCACGCTGTCGAGGATGGAGCCGCTCGCGCCGTCGAACAGGATGCCGCGCAGCCGCGCCGAGCCCGCGTCACACGCCAGCTCCGACAACCCTCGCGCCGCCACCGTCACGTCCCTCACGTGCGCCGTCGTCCCCAGGCTGCTCAACACCGCGCCTCGGAATCTCCCGTCGCGCGGGTCCACCGCCGTGAGCACGTGGCCGGCCCCGTCGAACGTGTACCCGTCCGGAATCCACACCGTCTGCGCCGTGGTGCAGTCCGCCGTCAACGTCACCGTCGAGGCCCCCAACACCGCCGGACACGGAGCGTGCTCGTCACACAGCAGGTCTTCCCACTCCACCACCAACACTCGCGTCACGCTCAACCCGGAGGCATTCGTGACGGTCAGCGTGATGGTGGGCGTCACATCCCTCGGGGCGCAGGACAGCATCACCCAGTCCGCCGAGCTCGTTCCGGCCCCACGCACCATGTTCCCCAGGAGCCC
It includes:
- a CDS encoding right-handed parallel beta-helix repeat-containing protein, with translation MNRANSMRLALLAGALVLSVGCHLEEPLGVSQGATGSLRVVTVLPRSLPLDQVAKVEVTLTPAQGEPVSTVLEGAGESWGGLMRSLPPGRVGAVRARVLDVAGGVVGEVSVSDVELEKHRPALLVLVPHRVNPTLGSTAPIIDAVVGTRAAVSPGESIRFRVVSRGAEASETLTYAWEAVEGQFTDKGVPDAEWTAPQRRGADALTLKVMGAQGAVSTLRFSVDVALGGGWGDAHEASLERDPVVTELDARPGAEVRVGAPVELGVTAVDDDGDLLTYAWTSSCEGHFEDATSPTTRFTPMEAPQVACDNCRLTVRVSDNATRASQVRSLNLCVKNPQPPILTQVTQSSQDAFAGQRVRLSATATDPQGEPLTFAWTANTGLLGNMVRGAGTSSADWVMLSCAPRDVTPTITLTVTNASGLSVTRVLVVEWEDLLCDEHAPCPAVLGASTVTLTADCTTAQTVWIPDGYTFDGAGHVLTAVDPRDGRFRGAVLSSLGTTAHVRDVTVAARGLSELACDAGSARLRGILFDGASGSILDSVVRDVNQKEGAGGCQEGVAIEVRNARDAESVTHVEVLRNHVSAYQKAGIVGTGKVVLNVEDNRVEGGGPVSFIARNGIQFSDGATGRATGNHVTGHAYRGDSAVASGILVAGGPYYGFALCEDLVLFENTVEDNDVGINLSQGEAGGGPLAVSTRLQVSRNTVTHRGPVTNGYPYQAGISDLGGANFISQNKVSGPGYDRGTQPGATFDVDVVAGAASQLFFMTPARETATGSCSEGLVVQSQDSRGNLSALAAPSLTLEGAGPAATGVALFADATCTTPLATSGTGWSLVLERTQQEATFFFQAAQVGELMLTVSGEGVTGTQVQRVR